A window of the Hordeum vulgare subsp. vulgare chromosome 5H, MorexV3_pseudomolecules_assembly, whole genome shotgun sequence genome harbors these coding sequences:
- the LOC123398321 gene encoding O-fucosyltransferase 31-like isoform X1, whose protein sequence is MRRPSASSPPARGPALAAAAAVVLLPAIFPALFSPLGRAFPSLFSEWNAPKPMHESLFNESLRWTIPDEQKRDLWTPLPDQGWKPCIRSSITRGLPSQPSGYIQVFLDGGLNQQRMGICDAVAVAKILNATLVIPHLEVNPVWKDSSSFGDIFNVDHFINTLRGDVSIVRAPLKEFSWSTREFYSTGIRATRIKTAPLHASANWYIENVSPILQSYGIAAIAPFSHRLAFDDLPVDIQRLRCKVNFEALVFVPYIISLGRTLEKRLRSPVQGHSTELTQQVVEDYTDQSEKYAVVHLRFDKDMAAHSACDFGGGRAEKLALAKYRQVIWQGRVLNSQLSDEELRNTGRCPLTPEEIGLILVALGFDSKTRFYLASHKVYGGEARISSLRKLFPLMVDKRSLASADELASIEGKASVLAALDYHISMHSDVFISASPGNMHNALLAHRTYRNLKTIRPNMTLLGHIFVNKSMEWSEFQQAVQAGHKGRYGQIRLRKPKQSIYTYPAPDCMCPG, encoded by the exons ATGCGGAGGCCGTCGGCTTCGTCGCCTCCGGCGAGGGGACCGGCGTTGGCTGCAGCAGCCGCTGTCGTTCTCCTCCCGGCTATTTTCCCCGCGCTGTTCTCCCCGCTCGGCCGCGCCTTCCCTTCCCTATTCTCG GAGTGGAATGCCCCTAAGCCAATGCACGAGTCTCTTTTCAATGAGTCTTTGCGATGGACAAta CCAGATGAACAAAAAAGAGATCTCTGGACACCCTTGCCTGATCAGGGGTGGAAACCATGCATAAGGTCATCGATCACTCGTG GGTTACCTTCACAACCCAGTGGGTACATACAAGTATTTCTTGATGGTGGCCTGAACCAGCAGAGAATGGGG ATATGTGATGCAGTTGCGGTTGCTAAGATTTTGAACGCTACTCTTGTGATCCCACATCTTGAAGTAAACCCTGTTTGGAAAGACTCAAG CTCATTTGGAGATATTTTTAATGTGGATCACTTCATCAACACCCTAAGAGGCGATGTTTCAATAGTGAGAGCTCCATTAAAAGAATTTTCGTGGAGCACAAGAGAGTTCTATAGCACAGGAATACGTGCTACAAGAATAAAAACTGCACCTCTTCATGCCTCGGCTAATTGGTATATAGAGAATGTCAGTCCTATCCTGCAAAG CTATGGCATTGCTGCCATTGCCCCCTTTTCTCACCGCCTTGCATTCGATGATTTGCCTGTGGATATTCAACGCCTGCGCTGTAAAGTTAACTTTGAAGCCCTGGTTTTTGTGCCTTACATTATATCACTGGGGAGGACCCTTGAGAAGCGCTTGAGATCTCCAGTGCAGGGGCATTCCACTGAATTAACCCAACAAGTTGTAGAAGATTACACAGatcagtctgaaaagtatgcagtTGTACATCTCCGCTTCGATAAG GATATGGCTGCACATTCTGCCTGTGACTTTGGCGGTGGTAGAGCTGAAAAATTAGCTCTGGCTAAGTACAGGCAAGTTATCTGGCAAGGGAGGGTATTAAATTCACAGTTAAGTGATGAGGAGCTTCGAAACACAGGACGCTGCCCGTTGACTCCAGAAGAGATTGGATTGATACTAGTAGCGCTTGGCTTTGACAGCAAAACTCGATTTTATCTTGCCTCTCACAAG GTATATGGAGGGGAAGCTAGGATCTCTAGCTTGCGCAAGCTTTTCCCGCTGATGGTAGACAAGAGGAGCCTTGCATCGGCAGATGAGCTTGCTAGTATCGAAGGGAAGGCTTCTGTGCTAGCAGCTCTTGACTACCATATCAGCATGCACAGCGATGTTTTCATCTCTGCTTCTCCTGGCAATATGCATAATGCACTG CTGGCCCACCGGACCTATAGGAATCTGAAGACGATAAGGCCAAACATGACATTGCTTGGCCACATATTTGTGAACAAGAGCATGGAGTGGTCAGAGTTTCAGCAGGCTGTGCAGGCAGGCCACAAAGGTAGATACGGGCAGATCCGGCTGAGGAAGCCGAAGCAGTCTATCTATACTTATCCTGCCCCAGATTGTATGTGCCCAGGGTAG
- the LOC123398321 gene encoding O-fucosyltransferase 39-like isoform X2, translating into MDNNEQKRDLWTPLPDQGWKPCIRSSITRGLPSQPSGYIQVFLDGGLNQQRMGICDAVAVAKILNATLVIPHLEVNPVWKDSSSFGDIFNVDHFINTLRGDVSIVRAPLKEFSWSTREFYSTGIRATRIKTAPLHASANWYIENVSPILQSYGIAAIAPFSHRLAFDDLPVDIQRLRCKVNFEALVFVPYIISLGRTLEKRLRSPVQGHSTELTQQVVEDYTDQSEKYAVVHLRFDKDMAAHSACDFGGGRAEKLALAKYRQVIWQGRVLNSQLSDEELRNTGRCPLTPEEIGLILVALGFDSKTRFYLASHKVYGGEARISSLRKLFPLMVDKRSLASADELASIEGKASVLAALDYHISMHSDVFISASPGNMHNALLAHRTYRNLKTIRPNMTLLGHIFVNKSMEWSEFQQAVQAGHKGRYGQIRLRKPKQSIYTYPAPDCMCPG; encoded by the exons ATGGACAAta ATGAACAAAAAAGAGATCTCTGGACACCCTTGCCTGATCAGGGGTGGAAACCATGCATAAGGTCATCGATCACTCGTG GGTTACCTTCACAACCCAGTGGGTACATACAAGTATTTCTTGATGGTGGCCTGAACCAGCAGAGAATGGGG ATATGTGATGCAGTTGCGGTTGCTAAGATTTTGAACGCTACTCTTGTGATCCCACATCTTGAAGTAAACCCTGTTTGGAAAGACTCAAG CTCATTTGGAGATATTTTTAATGTGGATCACTTCATCAACACCCTAAGAGGCGATGTTTCAATAGTGAGAGCTCCATTAAAAGAATTTTCGTGGAGCACAAGAGAGTTCTATAGCACAGGAATACGTGCTACAAGAATAAAAACTGCACCTCTTCATGCCTCGGCTAATTGGTATATAGAGAATGTCAGTCCTATCCTGCAAAG CTATGGCATTGCTGCCATTGCCCCCTTTTCTCACCGCCTTGCATTCGATGATTTGCCTGTGGATATTCAACGCCTGCGCTGTAAAGTTAACTTTGAAGCCCTGGTTTTTGTGCCTTACATTATATCACTGGGGAGGACCCTTGAGAAGCGCTTGAGATCTCCAGTGCAGGGGCATTCCACTGAATTAACCCAACAAGTTGTAGAAGATTACACAGatcagtctgaaaagtatgcagtTGTACATCTCCGCTTCGATAAG GATATGGCTGCACATTCTGCCTGTGACTTTGGCGGTGGTAGAGCTGAAAAATTAGCTCTGGCTAAGTACAGGCAAGTTATCTGGCAAGGGAGGGTATTAAATTCACAGTTAAGTGATGAGGAGCTTCGAAACACAGGACGCTGCCCGTTGACTCCAGAAGAGATTGGATTGATACTAGTAGCGCTTGGCTTTGACAGCAAAACTCGATTTTATCTTGCCTCTCACAAG GTATATGGAGGGGAAGCTAGGATCTCTAGCTTGCGCAAGCTTTTCCCGCTGATGGTAGACAAGAGGAGCCTTGCATCGGCAGATGAGCTTGCTAGTATCGAAGGGAAGGCTTCTGTGCTAGCAGCTCTTGACTACCATATCAGCATGCACAGCGATGTTTTCATCTCTGCTTCTCCTGGCAATATGCATAATGCACTG CTGGCCCACCGGACCTATAGGAATCTGAAGACGATAAGGCCAAACATGACATTGCTTGGCCACATATTTGTGAACAAGAGCATGGAGTGGTCAGAGTTTCAGCAGGCTGTGCAGGCAGGCCACAAAGGTAGATACGGGCAGATCCGGCTGAGGAAGCCGAAGCAGTCTATCTATACTTATCCTGCCCCAGATTGTATGTGCCCAGGGTAG
- the LOC123398322 gene encoding chlorophyll a-b binding protein 1B-20, chloroplastic → MSSVSARAPVAALRPAASASSPRFLGDSGRVGLAKSTRRDVAVQAKGSWLPGLQSPAYLDGSLAGDNGFDPLALAEDPEDLRWFVQAELVNGRWAMLGVAGMLIPEVLTKAGLLNAPEWYDAGKETYFASSSTLFVIEFILFHYVEIRRWQDIKNPGSVNQDPIFKSYSLPPHECGYPGSVFNPLNFAPTLENKEKELANGRLAMLAFLGFLVQHNVTGKGPFENLQQHLADPWHNTIIQTISGQ, encoded by the exons ATGTCGTCGGTCAGTGCCCGCGCTCCCGTGGCCGCTCTCCGGCCGGCGGCGTCAGCGTCGAGCCCCCGGTTCCTGGGCGACTCCGGCCGCGTCGGGCTCGCCAAGTCCACCCGCCGCGACGTCGCCGTCCAGGCCAAGGGGTCCTGGCTCCCCGGCCTCCAGTCCCCTGCCTACCTCGACGGCAG TCTGGCGGGTGACAATGGTTTTGACCCGCTGGCGCTGGCGGAGGACCCGGAGGACCTGCGGTGGTTCGTGCAGGCGGAGCTGGTGAACGGGCGGTGGGCGATGCTGGGGGTGGCGGGGATGCTGATCCCGGAGGTGCTGACCAAGGCGGGGCTGCTGAACGCGCCCGAGTGGTACGACGCCGGCAAGGAGACctacttcgcctcctcctccacgcTCTTCGTCATCGAGTTCATCCTCTTCCACTACGTCGAGATCCGGCGGTGGCAGGACATCAAGAACCCGGGCTCCGTCAACCAGGACCCCATCTTCAAGAGCTACAGCCTCCCGCCCCACGAGTGCGGCTACCCCGGCAGCGTCTTCAACCCCCTCAACTTCGCCCCCACCctcgagaacaaggagaaggagctcgccaACG GGAGACTGGCCATGCTGGCGTTCCTGGGGTTCCTGGTGCAGCACAACGTGACCGGGAAGGGGCCGTTCGAGAACCTGCAGCAGCACCTGGCCGACCCATGGCACAACACCATCATCCAGACCATCTCCGGCCAATAA